The stretch of DNA CAGCCGGATTTCCAGGCGGTCGCTCACGCCATATCGAACCAGCAATTCCGGGAAACTGTGCGTCTCCCGGCTGGAGGGATTATCAATGAACGAGTAAGCCGCTTCGACAATCGTTTTGTGGTGGCCAACCACTGTCGTCGCCGGTGTGAATGAGTCGCGATCGGTTTCAATCTCATCGCCAGAAGTTGGACTGAACACAATCGAAGGATCTGCCAGCAGTGAGCGATCCAGAAAACCTGATTCCTGGGCCAACACACAGTCAGACCAACCCGCCAGACTCAGCAGAGCGAGCGTAAATGCTGTCCATCGTAAGGAATTTAGGGGCATACCAGTCACTCACTGCCGATCCGCGATGCCAACTCACTTGAACAGGCCTCATCAATCCAGCGGCAATTTCTGCCGAAGACAGGCCGAACCTGATGAAACCATAGGCCTTCAAGATCCACCGCCTGCTCAAAACTATCGGCAGAGACACAACAGAACTGGCAGAATGTTTAACATGGTGACTTTCATGCCGGCCGCATGCGGAAAAGTTGAAAATTCTATCGACATCGGTCATCCGTCATTCACGCGGGAATAGCCGCAATTTGACGTTTTCCAGGAATGAGCTGATGTGTATGGAATGCGAAAACATGCTTGCTCAGATCCGCAAGCATGGCACATAGAGGGGAGGTTATGATCAAACTAAGCACGTTTGAGAGGGAGGGCTGGTTTTTGGAACAGCCACCACTCCCAGAGCAGAAACAGCAGTGCGGCCCAGGCAAACCAGCGCCAGAGTGGTGTTTCGACAGCCAGTTTCTCATCGGCTGCGGAAACTTTGGCTTCCGAAAATCGCAAATCCTGCTGCACGAACAGAGATGTCTCCTGCACACTCTGGAGCGCTACGCCGATCTGCTTGACGAGAGTTCCACCATCAAAAATCTGGTAGACCCCCACAGCCGGTGCTGCCACACCTGCCAGTTGTCCGTTGGCATCTGTCGTCAATTCCGTCGTGCGCGCTGCGGTGCCCTGGCGACCATTGGCAGCCATCGGGCTTAATCGTAACGAACTCCCTGCAGCCAGTTTCCACTCCGGTTCGAGCGGCCCCACAATGCGATAGCGTGTTTCCGGCTGAAGTGTCAACGGGGGGAAGACACCCGTCCGGAGTGCTTTGGTTTCATTCAACCCCGCCAGATTCTGAGCCAGATCGACAGCATTCGCCACCAGGATGGGAAACCCGACACGGAAGGGCAGCGTCGAACGTTCCATCGGAAATAAAATATGATAGCGCTGCTGTGCCCCCGAGGGCCTCGACACAACCAGCGGACCTCCTGTGGATGTCGCCACCACCTGAAAACCTGCCGCTTCAATGGTGCGGTCTGACTGACCTTCCTTCAATTGCGGTGCCCCGCCAATCTGCACATCCAGAAGCTGTACGTGCCTCAGGAGAGGATCTGTCCTTAACCAGTCCGTGACCTCCGCCAATCCCGAACCTGTGGCCACTTCTTCCGTCGAAATGAATGGTTCCAGCTCGGCGGGAACTAATCCTACGGTCAAAATGACGCGCGCATCACGTTCGGCATCGGCCACTTGATTAGAAATCACGAGATCCACTGAGGACGGTGTCGCAGCCCCTTCAGCGGGAAAAACAACCACGTCTTTCATCGCAGCCAGGGCATGGCGAAACGTCGTCAGATCGGGAGGGCAATAGACACTCAGTGGCCTGACCTGCGGAGTAACGAGAAAAGCTTCATTATCGCTGCCAACCGCATCCACACCATCCGGAACAAGGCGCAATGCAACCTCCGTACTCTCTGGCGAAGAGGTGCGAAAAATCAGTCGCTCCGCGGATCCGCCCGCCAATGAAATCGACTCACTGCTCAGGAGTTCTCCATTTTCGAAGAATTCCACTTGAGTGAGCCCGGCAAATTTTGACGAAGCCTCGACGCGGGCAAAGACTTCCCAGTTCTCGCGGGATTTTCTGGCATTGAATTCTGTGATCCCCACGTTCGCGGTCGCCGCCGGGATTTTTTGAAAGCTCACTCGAAAAGGAAGTTCCAGATCAAATTCCGGAGGGACATTTCCATCACTGAAAAGGACAACCGTCTCGACAGGCACCGTACGTGCCAGAGCGATCGACATGCGGAAGGCATCTTCCAACTGACTTGTCGATTCAGAAATCGTGAGTTGATCAAGTGCCGCTTTAAGGATGCGTTGATCATTCGTGAAATCCGTCAATCGACGGGCAGAGTCAGAGGCGGCAATCAGGCTGATTTTCTGATCCGCCATAAGACCGTCGATCAGTTTGGTCACTTCCTGTTTCGCCAGTTGCAGTCTGGTCTGGCCACCCGCTTTCTCCACACCTTCCATACTGGCCGAGATATCAATAATTACAGGCAGATATCGTGCGGTTTGTGAACGAGCCGGCCAGAAGGGCTGCATGGCTGCCAGTATCAAAGCCAACAGCAACAGAATCTGTGCCAGCAGCAAAAGGTTTCTTTGAAACCTCTGAAAGGGAGAGTTGACGCGAGAATCGCGAACCACCTGCTGCCATAAGGCCAACGAAGGGATCTCGACTCTCGGTCGGCGCAGCTTGAGAAAATAAAACAGGATCAGCGGTGCCAGGAGCAGCAGATACCAGGCCGCTGAAAGTGATGCAAAGCCCGGCCAACTCATCGCACCCAGCCTTTACGAAGGAGTGTATCAAAGACAATGTTGTCCACGCTTTGACTGGTATTGAATGACAATGACCGCCCCCCACGTTGCCGGCAGACCTGCTCCAGTTCTCGTTCGAGTGATAACCGGTATTCCTCATAGATTCGCAGGAGATCTCCCCCGGCTGTCACATCCAGCGTTTCTCCCGTTTCGGAGTCGACAAATCGAACATCCTGTTCAAGCTCAGGGTTATGCTCGTCGCTTGATAAAATCTGAATGGCCCAGGGTTCCAGACCAGCTCCAAACAACCGGCTGATGGCCTGATCGATTCGACCAAATGTCAGGAAGTCTGACAGGCAGATGACCACCCCGCGACCCGTGTGCTGCCGGAGTGCAGCGTCGATGGTAAAGTCAATTTCGGCATCGCCGCCAACGGGCAGGTTTTCGAGAAACTCAAAGAGTTTGCGGAAAGAACTTTTCCCGCGCAGTCGTCGAATCTGATGCGTGGCTTCATTCCGGCTGCCCAGCGCGTAGATCGAGACAGGCTCCATATTCATGAGCCCCATCATGGCCAGAAGTGCCGCAGCCTGCCGGGCTCGATCAAACTTTTCGCCAAACTTCATCGAACTGGAAGCGTCCAGCAGGATGACGACATGCATTTCTTCTTCGTGGCGGTACAGCTTCAGATAAGGGCGATGCAGGCGGGCAAAGATATTCCAGTCAACGTACCGGATGTCATCACCCGGGCTGTAATCTCGAAAGTCTTCAAACTCGGTACTCGAACCCCCGCGACCTGCCAGATGTTCACCCCGCATGCGGTTGGTTTTGCGGAATCGTGGCGCCAGTCGCAGATTCTCTGCTCGAGAAAGTGCGCTGTTCGAGACCAGTGAAGTCAATTGTCTGGCGCTAGCCATGGGGTACTCTCAATACGAGAATCCTGGTCTTTGTTTGCAATCTCCCGCGAGTCTTCGACGAAAGTCTAGCGTGCATCAATCGCCTGTTGAATGGGCTTGAGGATTTGTTCAACCACACATCGATCGACAAGTTCTTCGCAGATCGATCTCAACTGGCGAAAGGTTGTATCGTAACTTGAAGAAGCGTCCAGACTGCCATATTGCCGCACACAAAAATAGACACTGATCTGGTCTTCACCAAACTCGCCTTTACGAACCTGGTAAGGATTGGTTCGAGTTTCGACACTCAATCGCGCATGCCGACGACATGTATCATCCAGGGCCATGACAATTCCCGGCTGATAGCTCAAGGGTTGGGCCCCGGGCAAGGCCAGCAGATTTTCGATTGCCGGGCCGGGTGAAAGAACTTCCGCCAGCAAAGCATCGTGGTTACCTCGATAAGCGAAATCGAACCCCAGCATGTAGTCCAGTGCTTCACAATCCAGCGGCGAGACCGAAAGCATATACGGGGCCAGTTGCAGCACCAGCTCATGCTGGGCAGCCGCTTCATCCAGATCCAGCGGATTGATCAGCCCGCTCGAGATGCGTTTGGTTTCCATCGAAACCCACCTCTGCTGCTCCTGATCTTTATCCGATTCGAGGATGTAATCCTTCCCCTCGCGCGAATGAAAATTTCTCATCGAAGGGTAGGTCTTCTGCAGCCTCTCGAAAAACCCCAGGATCGTTTCCCGGCTTCCCGGCAGAGGCATTTCGGTGTGAAGATTCAAATTCGCGTAGAAGTCGTCCGCGAGATGGGCATACTTCTGCATGCGAACTCCCGTGTTGTTGCCCGAGTTGTTGTCGGATGATGAAAACGCTTGATTTCTCGCAGATTTTATCGTGAGTGCAACATCGGGTCAAAGCGGCACTGATCGACTGGCTGTGCGCGAGTGATCATTAAATGATCATTGTCGTTCATTCCGATGAACTTCGTTTCTCAGAAAGTCTTTGTCTGGCCTGCCGCACCTGGACTTCCAACTCCTGATTTCCCGCATAGAGCGTCATGATGCTGTTCCAGATGGTGCGAGCTTCAATCGTTTTCCCCTGCTGAGCCAGTTCATCAGCTCTTGCGAGTGATTGATCAACCATCTGCACTCGATCGACCGGATCGCCACCGGCGGCTTCGATCTCTTGAATCCGCTTTTTGGCCAGCATGACAAAGGCTCGGTCCTGCTCTCGATCTTTCAGCAGCACGACCATGCTCTCATACTTTTCCAGAGCCGAAATACGGTCGCCAAACTTTTCGTATCGGTCAGCTTCCAGAAACAATCGCTCCGCTTCAGAATTCGGATCTCGCCCGGTTTTCGCAGTGGCCCGGGCCCTGCGCTCCGCCTGATGCATTTCAACCTGATCGACATATTGCTGAACCTGGCCGGCATGTTTGCCTTCAGGAAACTTCTGCTGATATGTCTTGAGATATTTGTCGTAGGCATCTCCCCAATCGGTGGGCTCTTCACTCTTCATGAGTGCTTCCGCCCGCGCAAACAACTGATCTTCCGACATCGGCCAGAACGGAATTGTGGCCAGAAACAGGATCGTCACCAGAATTGAAGCGAGGAACCACGCCTGTTCATAAATGGGGACTTTGGCCGATTTTTTCCGTTTTTTCTTTTTGGGAACGTTGGTCTCAGCCGTTTTGGCTGCCTCTGGCGAGATCGCTTCGACGGGCTTTGTGAGTTGTTCCTGAATCTGTTCAATCGCCACCTGCACTGCGATCGCATCGAAAAATCGATCCTCAGGATCTTTGGCCAAGAGTTTGAGAATCAGATCTTCGACAACCTGCGGACATTCTGCGTTCAACGATGACGGGCGCGGAGGATCTTCCTGCAGATGCATAATCAGCATCTCGCCAGCGTTGTCTCCGCGAAAGGGCGTCTCTCCCGTGATCATTTCGAACATCACGCACCCGAGTGCATACAGATCCGTACGACGATCGACCGGCGGCTTGCCGCGAATCTGCTCAGGGGCCATATACGAGTATGTGCCCACTGTTCGGCCAGCAGCCGTCAGTGCCGTCGCTGTGGTATCACGCGCAATTCCGAAATCTGTCAGCTTGAGTGTGCCGTCTTTGGCCCTTAACAGGTTGGCAGGCTTCAAATCCCGATGAATTACACCGGCAGCGTGAGAATGTTCCAGCGCCTGGGCAATCTGAAGTGCCAGGTCGAGCACTTCTTTCCACGGAAGCTGGCCGTGTTCTTTTAAGTAGCCCTCAATAGAACCACCCGTGACCAGTTCCATCGCATAGAAACGTTGTGTTCCCAGCTTCCCGCCGCCATAGTAGCGCACAATGTGCGGATGCTGCAGCTTCTTCAGAATGGCGACTTCGCGTTCAAATCGCTTCTGTAATGATTCCGCCTGGCTGAGATCTGGCGAAAGAATCTTGATGGCAACCGGAGCGCCGGTCTTGGTGTAAACAGCACGGTAGACAATCCCCATGCCACCGACACCCAGTCGATCTCCCAGTTCAAATGGTCCGATCATGCGGCCAGCCATGAATCACTCTTCTCTCGCCAGTGCCAGAAACCAGTTTCTCACATACGGAATGATTTACGGGCGATATGGTCCCACCAGTTCGACCAGATTTCCATCGGGATCACGCAAGTTACAAAGCCCCACACCTTCTGGAAAACCAGCCGGAAGCAGCTTGGGAGAACTGGCGATCGGCTTGACTTTGTGCTGCTTCAATTTTTCGAGCGAGGCGTTCACATCCTTAACGTGAATCGTCAGATACCGAATGCCGTAGGTGGACTGAATATACGATTGATCGACCCGCGCTCCCGGAACTTTGGGAAACTGAATCAATTTCAATCTGGTGGCCGTTGGCCCCGTTCCGAGAGTCAACACTTTGACATCAAGCACCTGACCGTCAGATAACCCAACCTCCTGGGCATAGTCAGCGGGGACTGAAAATCCAGGCAACTCCTGAAAGCCGATGGCCTTGGTGTAAAAATCGATCGACGCCTGCATATTGCTCACACACAGGCCCACATCGATTGTTTCCGAACTGAAGGCAGTTTCTGGCGACTTTTCTTCCTGAAGTGCTGCCACCGCGATGGAAATCCCCGAAAGCAACATGGCGCCGAACAGCGAACACAAAGCGCCGCGTGCCATACCCAGGTGCTGCATCTTCCAAGCCATTCGGATCTCCTTGATGTTCAGTCGTCAAAGTGTTTATGCCGGCAAACCACATCCTGCCGGCTATCACTGATTGTTACGGATTGTGCCTGTTTGGAAGGGTCGAATCAAATCGACAATCGCAATTCAGCAGGCAAGTTCGAGAATTTGTCACCAACCGGCGTGGAAAAGATCCTAACTGGAGCAGACCCAAGAGCGACGAGGAACGATTCCACAATTCGCATTGGCCGGAAGAATCGCTACGCTGGCCAGCATGTCGAACCAGGAAGTACTACCACGATTCAGCAGCTATCTGCGACACCACCAAAACTCTTTATCTGACAGAGATCCTCATGTTTGCACGCGACCTCGTCCTGTATGGCGTCAATCAAAAGTATCTGCAATCACTCGTAAGCGGAATCAGTACACAGGAGGCTAAAATTCAGCCGATGCCCGGACTGAATACTCCTTTCTGGATTACAGGCCATCTCGCGATTTCCACAGACTATGCCCGGCAACTTCTAGGGGAAGAGCTGAAATGTCCTCCCGCCTGGCACAAAGCCTTTGGCCCAGGTTCGATTCCTGGAAACGAACAGAACATCACGGCCAGTTTGGAAGAACTTCTCGCTGCAGTGCAGGCTGGACACGTCGCCATCACCACATTGTTACCCAGTGTGAACGAAGCGTGGGCCGCTCAGCCAAATCCTGTGGAATTTCTCGTGAAGAACTACCCCTCCACCGGCGATCTCATGGCACACCTGCTCACGACTCACGAAGCCATTCACCTGGGCCAGTTGAGTGCCTGGCGACGCTTCCGTGGTCTGCCTGCCGTCAGTATTGGCTAGTACTGGCAGTGGACGACCAACTTCTGGACAAGAGTGTTGCAGACAAAAGAGTGTTGCAGGGCCGAAACTACAGATCATCGTCTGGCAGAAGTTCCGCTTCTTCCGCATCGCTTTCAGCCAGTATCGAAGTTCCTCGGGGAGCAAAATCCTGATCCAGCACGACATAATCGGCATAGGTTGATGGATCAATATGGATCACTTGAGCTCGCCCTGTCTGGGCATGACTCAGATCGTTTTCTGTGGTTTTTCCGTGTAACCTCGACGTGACGAGAACGAGCCTCGTGTTGGCACTGAGAATTCTCTGGGCTTCTGCCAGCATCGACGTGGTGGTGGTCGCTGCACCAGGTTCGGCCAATGCCAGCTGATCGAGCAGGAATTCAAGATTGGCAGGTGAAGCCGCTGCTTCGTACACCGTCGTCGACTCACCACTGATGGCCAGACGCACTGTCGACTCCCGGCAAGTCTGCGAATGCTCGGCACAAAGTGTCGCCACAAAGCTCAGAATCAGTTCAGCCTGCAGATCTTCCTCAGGAGTCGGATGAGCTGATCGATGCAGATCGACCACGACCGAAAGATGATGTTCGCGATTCTGATGAAACTCGCGGACAATGAGTTCATTCCGGCGGGCAGAACTCCGCCAGTGAATCGCCTTTGGGTTATCGCCACTGCGATATTCTCGCAAATGATGAAAATCATCATTGTAAATCCCGCCCCTCGACTGGCTCGATGTCACAAGTTCAGAGGCACCGACCAGTTCACGTTTCCAGCGGGGATGCAATCTGCCAATGATGGGATAGACCAGCATTTCTTCATGAGCATTCACCACCAGCCCGCGTTCAATCAATCCCAGTGGATAGCGACTGGAGACACTCAGTGGCCCGAAAATGTACCGGCCGCGATGCCCCAGTCGAATGCGATAATGGGCCAGTTGAATCGATTTGGGCCCCACGCGTGTAAAAAGGACACTGGCGACAGCGGCTATCTGAGAGTGTCTCGCTTTGGCTGGCCGTGCCTGATCCCGCACCAGCATCATCCAGGCGGATAACAGTGGCCGATCATTACGGAAACTCACTTCGACACTGAACTGCTCACCACACATGGCTCGTTTGGGTAAGGTGCGCGACACCTTCGAGCCTTGCAGAGCGGTAAAGGCCGCCCAGCCATTGAGTACAAACGGACCAGCCATCACCGCAAAAACGAGCATCATCATGTTTGACTGGCCCAGCATCGAGCCCACCAGCAGCACAATCATGATTCCCAGATACATCAGCCCTTCCTTGGGGATATGCACCCGGTTTCGCTGAAACACGGGCATTTTCCGCATACTGGCCGATTGTTTGCGAATCCAGTCTTCCACAAAGGTCTGCAGACTGAACAGGATCAATACGCCAATCGCTACAAAAAACGTCATGCGTGTGAGCGATGACCAGCGGGCCGTAATTGGCGAGGCCACAAAGTAGCCCAGCAGCAATAGACCTGCGACAGCCAGGGCAATCAAGGCACTGACTGGCAAAGCCAGCCGTCCGGGAGCCTGGTTGCGAAAACTCACATTTCTGGCGGAGGCCGCTTGCGGCTGACTGGTCGGAGAAGTGGCAGTGCTTCCGGCTGCCGATTGCGTCATTGAAAGCATTTTCTCAGAAGCTGCCGCGCTCCCAGACGAGGCAGGTAAGCCACCAGTCTCTGTCTCCACCTCGGGAGAATTCGACGATGCCGATGTCAGCGCCAAGTGAGTTACTTCCTGTTGAGAGATGTCTACAATCTGTGACTGTGCTGCGAATACGAAATAAATCTCAGTTTTTGAAGCCAGTTGGCTCGCTGTGGGCTTTCCTGCGGATAGTAGACTCAACTTTTCATGGTCTTGCTATCCTCAAGAGCATGAACTTTTGATTCAAAGTTGCGTCTCTTTTCCACAGGAATCCTTAGCCACCAAACGCTTCGCCACAATTCATCCATCCTTGTCCGAAGTTTTTCCCCCAGGGTTCGCCCCGAAACTCATCGATCCGCCGACAACATCATGACTCGAGATGATTCTGGAAACCATCCACCCATCGAAATGAACATGACTTCATCAGAAACAACAGAGAGTTTGAAGCCATTGGAGAACTTTGAACCTGTGGAAATTGAGCCACAAACTCCACTCCAGGGTTCGCAGATTCAAGGATGGAAACACCCCGTATTACTGAGCCATGAGCAACTCCTGAGCGAATGCAAAGCGCGTCGCCAGAAAACTTCTGGCCCCGGTGGTCAGCATCGCAACAAAGTCGAAACGGGAGTTTTTCTGAAGCATAGTCCCACAGGAGTCGAAGCACAGGCCACCGAACGTCGCAGTCAGGCAGAGAACCAGTCGAAAGCTCTCAAACGTCTCAGGCTGCAACTGGCACTGGAGATCCGCAGTCAACAGTCTGCTCTTGGGGCCCCTTCTCCACTCTGGAAGTCACGCGTTCGAGAGCAGAAAATTGTCGTTTCTGACGAACATTTTGATTTCCCCATACTCCTCTCCGAAGCTCTGGATGTCCTCGCCGAAAATGCCTGGGAGCCTCATCGGGCAGCTCTGCAACTCGATTGCTCAACCAGCCAGCTCATCAAGTTGTTGAAGAAGTTTCCGCCGGCCTTTGTGCTCCTCAATCAGCAAAGAGCCCGGCGAGGGCTGGAGAAGTGGAAATAATCATTCGGCAAACCTTCAAATTCCGGGCTGACAGAAAGTCCTCTTTTCAGTTAGATTGGCCATACATATTGCCTTTGAACCCTGATAAAGCACTTGCCAGTCATTCGCGCTGCTTCGACTGGCTAGAGGCAGAATCACTCTTTTCCACGGCCGACGAGCCCACGTCATGAACCCGGAGACCCTGACATGAAAATGGGACGCACACTCGGCGTTGTGGCGACTGGCGGCATTCTATTTGGCCTCTGGATCAGCGGTTGGCTCAAAGGCTTCGGCCTGGGAGACTCCAAGTTTCCAGGCGTGCAGGTCTCGACACAACAGACCAAAGTCAGTGACGAAGACGTCGATCAGACGTTATCCAAAACCAATGCCTCCACCACGTTGGCCTCATCCACGGAATCCCGGCCAGAAACCCAGGCAGCACCTCAAGTGCTGGATATTATTATCGACGATGCGGGATATCACTTCCGCAACAGCCAGACTTATGCCATCGAGCCGGTTGTCATACCGCTCGATCAGGTGATTCAACAGGCGTTATTGACCACACCCTCGAACGAAGGCCCGCGAGTCAAGATTTATCGCAAAGCCTCATCTCGAACGAGCAATGAAGCCAGACTCAGTGCAGCGCTCGCAGAAGCGGGCCTCAAACCCGTCGACATCTATTGGCATCCGGCTGTGACCGAGTAGCTGACCATCTCCAGCAAAACCACCGGTAAGAACGAGCCATAAATCATGCTGGTCGATGGGGCCTGAAAACCACTCCAGATCTATGGGTCTCGCAAGAGTTCCCGCCATTTTTCCAGTACTCGACAAGCGGTGGGCCCCGTCGCCTGGGCTGTTAACTCCCGGGTATTTTCGGGTTGATGAAAAATCTCGATTTCCAGTCGATCCGCTGGCAGGTACTCACTGACAAGCTCAGGCCATTCAATCAGCACGACAGCCTCAGATTCCAGCAGTTCATCGACCCCCAGTTCAAAGAACTCGGCTGAGGTTTTCAGCCGGTAAGTATCCAGGTGATAGACACTGAGACGAGCCTGATACTCATGGATCAGCGTGAAAGTGGGGCTGGAAACATCGTCAATCACTCCGCCCAATCCCTCCACGATCCCGCGCGTGAGTGTCGTTTTTCCAGCCCCGAGCTGCCCCGAGAGCAATACGATCAAGGGTTCCTGACAACTCATCCCGAGGAAACGACCGGCCTTCAAGGTTTCTAACTCATTTGCAAGAAACGTGTTAAGTTGTTTTTCAAGCATCAATCGATCACCTGGGGGAGAATTTTCAATCAGGAGAAATTGTGCGTCATGCGACTCTCGGAGAACTTTCTGCAACTCCTCGAACCAGATTGCAAGACACAAGATGTAGTATGCCTATCCAGCAAAGGCCGCAAAATCGTTGAAATCGTTGCAGTCTTCCGAAACTGTAATTATTTGTATTGCAGTCAACGGCAATTCTTGCCACTCGGCCAATGTTCAAATCTTGGCCAACGTGTTTGAGCCGGTCTTCATTATCAAATCGACATCCGTGTACTGCCTGCAAGTTAGTCTTCGCCATGAATGGCAACAGGGTTTGATCTGCTGATTGGTTGTCTGTTGATTGCATCGAATGGATTCGTACCCCGTGCTGGGTATTCCTAAGGGGGGAGTGCCAGCATTTTTCAGGTTGAAGTTCAACCTTAGCACAAGGAAGTGCCATGAGTCGCAAAGTTGCTGAACCGATTTCCAAGCCCGTTGTTCTGCTCAATGGGGATTTTCGCCCCAAGAAGAAAGACGGCCCGGCACTCAGCTGGTTTAACACCGGCTATTACGACTCAGTCACCGCCGCTGGTGCTTTACCGATTCTGACCGCTCCACTGGAAGATACGGACGATCTGAAGCAGATTCTCGACTCGGTGGATGGCGTGGTCCTTGCTGGTTGTGGTCACGATCTTGACCCCGTTCGTCTGGGTTTGGAGCCACACCCACACACACGCCCGATGCCACAACGGCGGGAAGATTTTGATCGCCTGCTCTGCAAGATGGCTGTTGAAATGAAGCTGCCAATCCTGGCGATCGGCTCGGGCATGCAGACACTGAACATTGTGCTGGGTGGCTCGATCTTCCAGCACGTTCCGGAAGAAGTTCCCCGTGCTCTGCACCACCGTGATTCCGTCGAAAAATGCAATCGCCATATTATTGAAATTACCGAAGGGACCCGTGTCTGGGATGTTTACGGCCCTGGTGAAATCCGCGTCAACAGTGATCATCACATGGCTGTGAATCAATTGGCTCAAGGCTTCCGTGCCTCGGCCTGCTCACCAGACGGTGTGATTGAAGCTTATGAATCGACTGACCCGGACTGGTTCTGCATTGGTGTGCAATGGCATCCGGAAGATGACACCGCCAGTGCTCTCGATATGCAGTTGTTCCAGGAATTCGTGGGAGCTTGCCGTATGGGCAATATGCCAGCTGTGATTCCGATGACAGGTCGCCAGAAGGTGGCTGCCTGAGAAGAACTGGTCATCCAGGCTAACTCTTTTTGAGGAGATCGCCTGGTCTGCAATGGGGACGGACTTCCATTCAGATCAGGTGCAGAAGATGCAGCGCGGGTCGAGCACGGATGTTCGCCCCGACGTTGCGCCACACCTTCAAATCTCCCCCGAATTCATCACGCCTGACTTGTTCGCTGATGGCTGAATAACCATGCTGAGAACCTGTTCGACCACGCTGTCGTTAAGGTTCTCAGTATGCTTTCGGCCCCCAACTTGCCCAACGAAGAACAGCGAATCCAGGAGTTGTATGCTCTGGAATTGCTGGACACTCCTCCCGAAGACCGCTACGACTCCATCATTCGTGTATTAAGGGCCGTCTACAAAGTTCCCATCGCTTACATTTCGCTGGTCGATCGTGATCGACAATGGTTCAAGGCTCGGGTCGGCCTCGAAATTCTGGAAACACCTCGCAGTGTTTCATTTTGTGGCCATGCAATTGCTCAGCAAGAACCACTGTTTGTTCCTGATCTGACGCAGGATAGCCGCTTTGCCGATAATCCGATGGTGCTGGAAGATCCTCATCTCAGATTCTATGCCGGTCTTCGCCTCTCAGGCCCGACCGGGCTGCCCGTAGGGACACTTTGCATGGCGGACACGGTTCCCTATGAGAGGTCATTTGATGATGCACCACTCAGAGAACTGGCCCATCTCGTCGAGCAGCAGTTTCAAATGCTCGATCTGATTTCTGCTCAGAGAAAGCTCCTCGAAGTCCGTGCCCAACTCTTGCAGACTCAGGCTTTGCTGCAGAGTGAATTGCGTGATGCAGCAGATTACATTCACTCGCTTCTTCCAACCCCGCTCATGGAACCGATTTCCACCAGCCATGAGTTGGTAGCCTGCTCGGAACTGGGTGGGGATCTCTTCGGCTATCACTGGATCAGTGAGGAAGAACTGGCGATTTACCTGCTCGATGTCAGTGGGCATGGAGTCGGAGCATCACTGCTTTCCGTTTCTGCCCTGAATGCACTCC from Planctopirus ephydatiae encodes:
- a CDS encoding vWA domain-containing protein; amino-acid sequence: MSWPGFASLSAAWYLLLLAPLILFYFLKLRRPRVEIPSLALWQQVVRDSRVNSPFQRFQRNLLLLAQILLLLALILAAMQPFWPARSQTARYLPVIIDISASMEGVEKAGGQTRLQLAKQEVTKLIDGLMADQKISLIAASDSARRLTDFTNDQRILKAALDQLTISESTSQLEDAFRMSIALARTVPVETVVLFSDGNVPPEFDLELPFRVSFQKIPAATANVGITEFNARKSRENWEVFARVEASSKFAGLTQVEFFENGELLSSESISLAGGSAERLIFRTSSPESTEVALRLVPDGVDAVGSDNEAFLVTPQVRPLSVYCPPDLTTFRHALAAMKDVVVFPAEGAATPSSVDLVISNQVADAERDARVILTVGLVPAELEPFISTEEVATGSGLAEVTDWLRTDPLLRHVQLLDVQIGGAPQLKEGQSDRTIEAAGFQVVATSTGGPLVVSRPSGAQQRYHILFPMERSTLPFRVGFPILVANAVDLAQNLAGLNETKALRTGVFPPLTLQPETRYRIVGPLEPEWKLAAGSSLRLSPMAANGRQGTAARTTELTTDANGQLAGVAAPAVGVYQIFDGGTLVKQIGVALQSVQETSLFVQQDLRFSEAKVSAADEKLAVETPLWRWFAWAALLFLLWEWWLFQKPALPLKRA
- a CDS encoding DinB family protein, whose translation is MFARDLVLYGVNQKYLQSLVSGISTQEAKIQPMPGLNTPFWITGHLAISTDYARQLLGEELKCPPAWHKAFGPGSIPGNEQNITASLEELLAAVQAGHVAITTLLPSVNEAWAAQPNPVEFLVKNYPSTGDLMAHLLTTHEAIHLGQLSAWRRFRGLPAVSIG
- a CDS encoding VOC family protein produces the protein MAWKMQHLGMARGALCSLFGAMLLSGISIAVAALQEEKSPETAFSSETIDVGLCVSNMQASIDFYTKAIGFQELPGFSVPADYAQEVGLSDGQVLDVKVLTLGTGPTATRLKLIQFPKVPGARVDQSYIQSTYGIRYLTIHVKDVNASLEKLKQHKVKPIASSPKLLPAGFPEGVGLCNLRDPDGNLVELVGPYRP
- a CDS encoding serine/threonine protein kinase — translated: MAGRMIGPFELGDRLGVGGMGIVYRAVYTKTGAPVAIKILSPDLSQAESLQKRFEREVAILKKLQHPHIVRYYGGGKLGTQRFYAMELVTGGSIEGYLKEHGQLPWKEVLDLALQIAQALEHSHAAGVIHRDLKPANLLRAKDGTLKLTDFGIARDTTATALTAAGRTVGTYSYMAPEQIRGKPPVDRRTDLYALGCVMFEMITGETPFRGDNAGEMLIMHLQEDPPRPSSLNAECPQVVEDLILKLLAKDPEDRFFDAIAVQVAIEQIQEQLTKPVEAISPEAAKTAETNVPKKKKRKKSAKVPIYEQAWFLASILVTILFLATIPFWPMSEDQLFARAEALMKSEEPTDWGDAYDKYLKTYQQKFPEGKHAGQVQQYVDQVEMHQAERRARATAKTGRDPNSEAERLFLEADRYEKFGDRISALEKYESMVVLLKDREQDRAFVMLAKKRIQEIEAAGGDPVDRVQMVDQSLARADELAQQGKTIEARTIWNSIMTLYAGNQELEVQVRQARQRLSEKRSSSE
- a CDS encoding DUF58 domain-containing protein: MASARQLTSLVSNSALSRAENLRLAPRFRKTNRMRGEHLAGRGGSSTEFEDFRDYSPGDDIRYVDWNIFARLHRPYLKLYRHEEEMHVVILLDASSSMKFGEKFDRARQAAALLAMMGLMNMEPVSIYALGSRNEATHQIRRLRGKSSFRKLFEFLENLPVGGDAEIDFTIDAALRQHTGRGVVICLSDFLTFGRIDQAISRLFGAGLEPWAIQILSSDEHNPELEQDVRFVDSETGETLDVTAGGDLLRIYEEYRLSLERELEQVCRQRGGRSLSFNTSQSVDNIVFDTLLRKGWVR